From a single Candoia aspera isolate rCanAsp1 chromosome 2, rCanAsp1.hap2, whole genome shotgun sequence genomic region:
- the LOC134490780 gene encoding ER membrane protein complex subunit 3-like isoform X1, producing the protein MAVPDLRLDPSIRFWVLLPVAWISLAVGILRLRVAGLLRGERKPAWPEQRRDTQILARSRLLRENGRFLTHQGFLMRKHYFNNSENGFFRKTKRKLQPRNPLTDPTMVTEMMKGNLIDVLPMILIGGWINWAFSGFVATKVPFPLTLRFKPMLQRGINLPSMDPSWVSSASWYFLNVFGLRKIYKHVLGEDTEQSHLLPQDQLMGPAAPAPPDPNKAFKAEWEALELVSHHWALQDVEEQLISQDLKLTGMSRPD; encoded by the exons ATGGCGGTGCCGGACCTGCGGCTGGACCCCTCGATTCGCTTCTGGGTTTTGCTGCCCGTGGCCTGGATCTCGCTGGCCGTGGGGATTCTGCGACTGCGCGTGGCTGGGTTGCTGCGCGGCGAGCGCAAGCCGGCCTGGCCTGAGCAACGGCGAGACAC GCAAATTCTGGCTCGTAGCCGCCTCTTGAGAGAAAATGGACGGTTTCTAACTCATCAG gGTTTTCTTATGCGCAAGCATTACTTCAATAATTCTGAGAATGGCTTCTTTCGCAAAACCAAGCGCAAACTGCAGCCTCGAAACCCACTGACAG atCCCACCATGGTTACAGAGATGATGAAGGGCAATCTCATCGATGTTCTGCCCATGATTCTCATTGGAGGCTGGATCAACTGGGCCTTCTCTGGCTTTGTGGCTA ctaAGGTTCCCTTCCCCTTGACCCTGCGATTCAAGCCCATGTTGCAACGTGGAATTAACCTGCCCTCCATGGATCCCTCGTG GGTGAGTTCGGCCTCCTGGTATTTCCTCAACGTCTTTGGTCTGCGCAAAATATACAAGCATGTCCTGGGGGAGGACACCG AGCAGAGCCACCTACTGCCCCAAGACCAACTCATGGGCCCAGCTGCTCCCGCTCCACCAGACCCCAACAAGGCCTTCAAA gctGAGTGGGAAGCCTTGGAGTTGGTGTCTCATCACTGGGCTCTTCAGGATGTTGAGGAACAGCTGATATCACAGGACCTCAAGTTGACTGGGATGTCCAGGCCAGATTGA
- the LOC134490780 gene encoding ER membrane protein complex subunit 3-like isoform X2 — MRKHYFNNSENGFFRKTKRKLQPRNPLTDPTMVTEMMKGNLIDVLPMILIGGWINWAFSGFVATKVPFPLTLRFKPMLQRGINLPSMDPSWVSSASWYFLNVFGLRKIYKHVLGEDTEQSHLLPQDQLMGPAAPAPPDPNKAFKAEWEALELVSHHWALQDVEEQLISQDLKLTGMSRPD; from the exons ATGCGCAAGCATTACTTCAATAATTCTGAGAATGGCTTCTTTCGCAAAACCAAGCGCAAACTGCAGCCTCGAAACCCACTGACAG atCCCACCATGGTTACAGAGATGATGAAGGGCAATCTCATCGATGTTCTGCCCATGATTCTCATTGGAGGCTGGATCAACTGGGCCTTCTCTGGCTTTGTGGCTA ctaAGGTTCCCTTCCCCTTGACCCTGCGATTCAAGCCCATGTTGCAACGTGGAATTAACCTGCCCTCCATGGATCCCTCGTG GGTGAGTTCGGCCTCCTGGTATTTCCTCAACGTCTTTGGTCTGCGCAAAATATACAAGCATGTCCTGGGGGAGGACACCG AGCAGAGCCACCTACTGCCCCAAGACCAACTCATGGGCCCAGCTGCTCCCGCTCCACCAGACCCCAACAAGGCCTTCAAA gctGAGTGGGAAGCCTTGGAGTTGGTGTCTCATCACTGGGCTCTTCAGGATGTTGAGGAACAGCTGATATCACAGGACCTCAAGTTGACTGGGATGTCCAGGCCAGATTGA